A single Paratractidigestivibacter faecalis DNA region contains:
- a CDS encoding ABC transporter permease, with product MSTFRSALRVAWRHPVYLVSYLAIVSLMGVLVGRLVADQAAAAPSSYEPVRASVAVVDEDGSDLSRAFASWAGGRFDLVETDGTQEVQDALARSLVDCVLVLPQGFGQELLDAARAGDDLPNVQATYGTDVQTGVLAAQEASQWASLAGSAAALEPDAGASVVGELATQAMGQRADVATLTSADAGDARTAAGATTYFNFSAYPIMSSVVVTVGLVLSVFSESEVRRRQGCAPVSPARLDASLLGGCLVLALGAWAWTSVLGLAVFADELSDVPAANLALLLVAQLAISLTPLSLAFALSRLGLREQGLNAAGNIGGMVLTFLGGAWVPLSLMGEEVCTVAHFVPTYWVSDAVTTLLGTGALTASDLARVGTDIGVATLFAVAIAALGLALSRARHA from the coding sequence ATGAGCACCTTTAGGAGCGCCCTGCGCGTCGCGTGGCGCCACCCCGTCTACCTCGTCAGCTACCTCGCCATAGTGAGCCTCATGGGCGTGCTCGTGGGACGCCTCGTGGCAGACCAGGCAGCCGCCGCCCCCAGCTCCTACGAGCCCGTCCGCGCGAGCGTCGCCGTGGTGGACGAGGACGGCTCCGATCTCTCCCGCGCGTTTGCCTCCTGGGCGGGCGGCCGCTTTGACCTTGTGGAGACGGACGGCACGCAGGAGGTCCAGGACGCCCTGGCGCGCAGCCTCGTCGACTGCGTACTCGTGCTCCCCCAGGGCTTTGGCCAGGAACTTCTCGACGCGGCGCGTGCCGGGGACGACCTCCCAAACGTCCAGGCCACCTACGGCACGGACGTCCAGACCGGCGTGCTGGCCGCGCAGGAGGCCAGCCAGTGGGCGTCGCTTGCCGGCAGCGCGGCTGCCCTCGAGCCGGACGCGGGCGCGAGCGTCGTGGGCGAGCTCGCCACGCAGGCCATGGGCCAGCGGGCCGACGTCGCCACGCTGACGAGCGCGGACGCGGGCGACGCCCGCACCGCCGCCGGCGCCACCACGTACTTCAACTTCTCGGCCTACCCCATCATGAGCAGCGTCGTGGTGACCGTGGGTCTGGTGCTCTCCGTCTTCTCGGAGAGCGAGGTCAGGCGCCGCCAGGGCTGCGCGCCCGTCTCGCCGGCGCGCCTTGACGCGTCGCTTCTGGGCGGCTGCCTGGTGCTTGCCCTGGGCGCCTGGGCCTGGACGAGCGTCCTTGGCCTGGCGGTCTTTGCCGACGAGCTTTCCGACGTGCCCGCGGCCAACCTCGCCCTGCTGCTGGTGGCCCAGCTCGCCATCTCGCTCACCCCGCTCTCGCTAGCGTTCGCGCTCTCGCGCCTAGGCCTTCGCGAGCAGGGCCTCAACGCGGCGGGCAACATCGGCGGCATGGTGCTCACCTTCCTGGGAGGGGCCTGGGTGCCGCTTTCCCTCATGGGCGAGGAGGTGTGCACGGTGGCCCACTTCGTGCCCACGTACTGGGTCTCGGACGCCGTGACCACGCTGCTAGGCACCGGCGCCCTCACCGCCTCTGACCTGGCCCGCGTTGGTACCGACATCGGCGTGGCCACCCTCTTTGCCGTGGCCATAGCCGCCCTGGGCCTGGCCCTGTCCCGCGCCCGCCACGCCTAG
- a CDS encoding ABC transporter permease → MLTTFLNTLRTQLRLPGMLVWVFAFPVILCTIFLFMFSGLSTDGVPDPVPVVVVTDSNWHGSSFSQVVDALSGRSAGEALLDVTEAASTDEARGMVEAGQAMGYLAVDAAGTPSLALAQGAAGGLASSAFEADRSILDAVTSSYVRNETLVKAIAQKDPSALSDPAALARALGLSSGIERVRLTHGTPDETVRYYYALLGMAALMAAQSAVIAVTQLQPSEGGLGARLCASGTGRMRMLLGALLGSWAVSMLGLSLAFAFMRLVARIDFGGRDALCLLGLATSSLLATAIGAAIGAAPLRGGAKSRAGMVTALSCLASLFAGLYGEGAMQLSDSLAQAWPPSVWVNPARLITDQFYALYYYDSLAPFALRAAACVAASVALMGVVAALTVRSSHEHL, encoded by the coding sequence ATGCTGACGACGTTTCTCAACACGCTGCGCACGCAGCTCAGGCTGCCGGGCATGCTCGTGTGGGTCTTTGCCTTCCCGGTCATCCTCTGCACGATCTTCCTCTTCATGTTCTCGGGCCTCTCCACCGACGGCGTGCCTGACCCGGTGCCCGTGGTCGTGGTGACGGACTCCAACTGGCACGGCTCCTCGTTCTCGCAGGTGGTCGACGCCCTCTCGGGCCGCTCGGCCGGCGAGGCGCTTCTGGACGTCACGGAGGCCGCAAGCACCGACGAGGCGCGGGGCATGGTAGAGGCGGGCCAGGCCATGGGCTACCTTGCGGTGGATGCCGCGGGCACGCCCTCGCTCGCGCTGGCGCAGGGCGCCGCCGGCGGCCTCGCCAGCAGCGCCTTTGAGGCGGACCGCTCCATCCTGGACGCCGTGACCAGCTCCTACGTAAGAAACGAGACCCTGGTCAAGGCCATTGCCCAGAAGGACCCGTCCGCCCTGTCAGACCCCGCCGCGCTCGCGCGCGCCCTGGGTCTCTCCTCTGGCATCGAGCGCGTCCGGCTCACCCACGGCACGCCTGACGAGACCGTGCGCTATTACTACGCCCTCCTGGGCATGGCGGCCCTCATGGCCGCCCAGAGCGCGGTCATTGCCGTGACGCAGCTACAGCCCAGCGAGGGCGGCCTCGGCGCCAGGCTCTGCGCCAGCGGAACCGGCCGCATGCGCATGCTCCTGGGGGCGCTACTGGGCAGCTGGGCCGTCTCCATGCTGGGCCTGAGCCTCGCCTTTGCCTTCATGCGCCTGGTGGCCCGCATAGACTTCGGCGGGCGAGACGCGCTGTGCCTGCTGGGGCTTGCCACCTCGTCGCTACTGGCCACGGCCATCGGCGCCGCCATCGGAGCTGCTCCCCTGCGCGGCGGGGCAAAGTCCCGCGCCGGCATGGTGACCGCGCTCTCCTGCCTGGCCTCGCTCTTCGCGGGCCTCTATGGCGAGGGAGCCATGCAGCTCTCCGACTCCCTGGCCCAGGCCTGGCCGCCCTCGGTCTGGGTGAACCCCGCGCGTCTCATCACCGACCAGTTCTACGCCCTCTACTACTACGACTCCCTCGCGCCGTTTGCCCTGCGCGCCGCCGCGTGCGTGGCGGCCTCGGTCGCCCTGATGGGCGTCGTGGCGGCACTGACCGTAAGGAGCAGCCATGAGCACCTTTAG
- a CDS encoding GTP-binding protein yields the protein MANKPVKIVMLTGYLGAGKTTLLNHILSNDGGIRAAVIVNDIGEVNVDASLIKDGGLSATDNLIPLTNGCICCTLADDLANQLSGIAESGNFDYIIIEASGICEPVPIAYTISAFCDEEKVGGAPKLALDNIVAVVDCARMYDEFHGGRDLLAEDIDEDDIEALLISQIEFCSTLVLNKVDTVTPEQLAELKAIVRSLQKDAVVVEATQGNVDLREVLDTGRFDFMKAYNSAAWIEAMEHPEEHDDPEVLEYDIQTFVYHRRQPFDQAAFQNFVENHWPDCVVRAKGVLWSDLNPDMCYLFEQAGHQMRLTENGLFVDSAPEEEKRQILAETPEIMDQWDPEVGDRETKLCIIGRHMDKDAVAAKLDELLTTWKRA from the coding sequence ATGGCCAACAAGCCAGTCAAGATCGTGATGCTCACCGGCTACCTCGGCGCCGGCAAGACCACGCTGCTTAACCACATCCTCTCCAACGACGGCGGCATCCGCGCGGCCGTCATCGTCAACGACATCGGCGAGGTCAACGTCGACGCCAGCCTCATCAAGGACGGCGGCCTGTCCGCAACCGACAACCTCATTCCGCTCACCAACGGCTGCATCTGCTGCACCCTGGCCGACGACCTTGCCAACCAGCTCTCCGGCATCGCGGAGTCCGGCAACTTCGACTACATCATCATCGAGGCCTCTGGCATCTGCGAGCCCGTGCCCATCGCCTACACCATCTCGGCCTTCTGCGACGAGGAGAAGGTCGGCGGCGCCCCCAAGCTCGCGCTGGACAACATCGTCGCCGTGGTGGACTGCGCCCGCATGTACGACGAGTTCCATGGCGGCCGCGACCTGCTGGCCGAGGACATCGACGAGGACGACATCGAGGCGCTTCTCATCTCTCAGATCGAGTTCTGCTCCACGCTGGTGCTCAACAAGGTCGACACCGTCACGCCCGAGCAGCTCGCCGAGCTCAAGGCCATCGTCCGCAGCCTGCAGAAGGACGCCGTCGTCGTCGAGGCCACCCAGGGCAACGTCGACCTCAGGGAGGTCCTGGACACCGGCCGCTTTGACTTCATGAAGGCCTACAACTCCGCCGCCTGGATCGAGGCCATGGAGCACCCCGAGGAGCACGACGACCCGGAGGTGCTGGAGTACGACATCCAGACCTTTGTCTACCACCGCCGCCAGCCCTTTGACCAGGCCGCCTTCCAGAACTTTGTCGAGAACCACTGGCCCGACTGCGTGGTCCGCGCCAAGGGCGTGCTCTGGAGCGACCTCAACCCCGACATGTGCTACCTCTTCGAGCAGGCCGGCCACCAGATGCGCCTGACCGAGAACGGCCTCTTCGTGGACTCCGCCCCCGAGGAGGAGAAGCGCCAGATTCTGGCCGAGACGCCCGAGATCATGGACCAGTGGGACCCCGAGGTGGGCGACCGCGAGACCAAACTGTGCATCATCGGCCGCCACATGGACAAGGACGCCGTCGCCGCAAAGCTCGACGAGCTCCTGACCACCTGGAAGCGCGCGTAG
- a CDS encoding Crp/Fnr family transcriptional regulator: MAEISRREDARVCAPSGHDCAFSRAGSSCMDNIRLFADLPASAKRELLSCSRHSTHPAGSIIVHEGDPIESIVVVRSGRIKTFRTSLDGKEYVLDVLHDGQALWHGMFLADHTYRYSVACLTRVELCRIHRADFEALLANHPDVALGLIRMVCTELDDAEEKIMMLGIRDPRRRLAEYLLARDGRCVGPEIHLKLEDIANSVGLRPETVSRNIAQFVREGLVERPGRGRLLVVDRAGLEAVAAE; encoded by the coding sequence ATGGCAGAGATCTCGAGGCGCGAGGACGCGCGCGTGTGCGCACCGTCGGGGCACGACTGCGCCTTCAGCCGCGCGGGCAGCTCCTGCATGGACAACATCCGCCTCTTTGCCGACCTCCCCGCCTCCGCCAAGCGCGAGCTCCTGTCCTGCTCCCGCCACTCCACACACCCGGCCGGCAGCATCATCGTCCACGAGGGAGACCCCATCGAGTCCATCGTGGTGGTGCGCTCCGGGCGCATCAAGACCTTCCGCACGAGCCTCGACGGCAAGGAGTACGTGCTGGACGTCCTGCACGACGGCCAGGCCCTCTGGCACGGCATGTTCCTGGCCGACCACACCTACCGCTACTCCGTGGCCTGCCTCACGCGCGTGGAGCTCTGCCGCATCCACCGCGCGGACTTCGAGGCGCTTCTCGCCAACCACCCCGACGTGGCGCTGGGCCTCATCCGCATGGTCTGCACCGAGCTGGACGACGCGGAGGAGAAGATCATGATGCTGGGCATCCGCGACCCAAGGCGCCGCCTGGCGGAGTACCTGCTCGCACGAGACGGCCGCTGCGTGGGGCCAGAGATCCACCTCAAGCTCGAGGACATCGCCAACTCCGTGGGCCTGCGCCCGGAGACCGTGAGCCGCAACATCGCGCAGTTCGTCCGCGAGGGCCTGGTGGAGCGTCCCGGCCGCGGCCGTTTGCTGGTGGTGGACCGCGCCGGCCTGGAGGCCGTTGCCGCCGAGTAG